The Apilactobacillus apisilvae genomic interval AACTAAGGGAGAAGAATTATTAACTGCACAAATGAAAAAGCATAGAGAAAATAACCCATTTCCTAAGAATACTTTTTCAAGAGAAGAATTACCTACAAACAATAAAGTCAAAAATTTAGAAAAAAATAGAGGTAAAGAAAAATCTACTACTATTCGTTGTTCCTTAGATACTGCAAATTCATTAAAAGCATTATCTGATGTTCTAGCTTTGGGAAGTATGAATGATCTAATTGATGAGATGCTTTATAGTAAAATAGATGAACTTACTGCAGAACAAAAGGGTGAGTATAAAGCCATGAAAAAGATTATTGAAAACAAAAAGAAAAAGTAGACTAGTATACTAATCTACAAAAATACATGTATACACGTATACAAATCTACATGTATATATAAGGAGATGCTTAAAATGTCAATTGAACAATATGATAATTATAAAGTAAATAAAGTATCATCAGATGAGCGTTTTAATTTGATTATTAAGTTAAATCAGAGTGGTACTAAAAAAGCTAGAGTTTTAATGATGAATCCTAGCTATGCTAATACAGTTTTGTCTGATCCTACTACTAACCTTGTTATCAATAAATTAAAAAGTGAAGAACCTGAGTATAAAGAAGTTGAAATACTTAATGTTTCTCCTAAAATCACTCCTCAACCATTCGAATTATTAATGCTAGATAATGAAGAAGAACAATATAATATTCATTATCTTTGTAAGAAAATGACCGATAAAAATTACGATTTATTTTTTGCTACTGGTAATATTATTCAGAATAGTCCTAATGATGTTCAAGATCAGATGAGAAATATGTATCAAGCAGTTTTAAAAAAATTAGAGCCAATACAAGAACAATATAATATATACACTTATGGCTTAACAGAAATATACGGAAAACACATATCAAGAGATACTGGCAATCTTTCCTCATCAAAAACACCAGTTAGTATTGACCATGATGATAATAAATATAAAGATAAATATTACTTAACAAAATAGTGTGGAATATTAAAGTTGATCAAGAATGATTGAATTTTTATTTTACCCATGCTTGCAAACCGTTAGAACCATTTTATAAAAATATTAATGCTGATTTGTCGGTAATTATAAGAGTAATTTGTTTAATTGATAAATGTGGTAATGTGTTGTATACTATTAATACAAAAAAGAAGTCCTGCTGCACACAGGACTTCCGAGTAAAGCCGTTTAAGACGGTGACCACTTTTAGTTAATTGATAAAATTAACCGCTAGCTCGTCACAGCTAAGGCGGTTATTTTTTTTGATTGTTTTTTACAATCTCAACAACTAATGCAATGAGGGCAACAATAAAGGTGCCAAACATTAACATTAATTGTAAAGCGTCTGCAACAGACACTTTGGCTGCTCCTTTCTTTAGGATAGATGAATAATACAGTTATAAAACCATACGCACCACTTCCTTTGGAGTAGCCACCGCCTTAACTTCTTTACAAATTATTATTATACATGAAATTAAGCGACTTTAAAATCTAATATAAGTTTACTAGAAAATGAGATGCCTAATTTTTAGCACCTCATTTATTTTTTAAAAAGGGCTTTTGTACTTATACTTTTCAGGCATCTTATTAAATAATTCTTTTATATAATTATTTAATTTATCATCATTATCTTCGTAGCAAGAATATTGCATCAGTTGAAGATATTCCTCTTTTGAGTTGAATAATACAGGTTGATTTATTTGTTTGAATAATTGATCAAATACTTTAGATTCTATGTTAATCATATCTTCGTCAGACATTTTATTTCTTCTCTTAAGTGTCCTAAACTTATCGGTTTGAGGTTTTATAAAGCTAAAATCATAAAAAGTATAGTAAGCTTTATCTTCTAAATCGTGTGCTGGACATGCTAATCCAGATAAACAAATTATTGATGCCATAATTTGTATAACTAATGCATATTCATAATCTTTATTTGAATTTACAATTTTAAATGCATCTAATAAATAATAATACAATTCATGCATTTCTTTATTTGTAATTTTATCTTTTATTTTTTGTTTTACGTCATTCAATACTTGCTCTTTATCTTTATTTATCGTATCTGAAGCTTTTATTGAACCAAAATGTTTCTTTCTGGCCCACACCAATGTTTCATTATCCTTTAATATTTGTTGACCTTTTTCTGTAGGCTGGTAGGAAATAAAATTCAACTTTTCACTATAATCATTTGTATTTAAATTATCTTTTATTCTTTTTATTAGGTCTTGTTTTTTACCAGAAACTTTCATTTTATTTTCTCTTAAAATGTCTTTTAGTTCGTTTACCTTTAAAAACTTAATTT includes:
- a CDS encoding DUF1643 domain-containing protein; the encoded protein is MSIEQYDNYKVNKVSSDERFNLIIKLNQSGTKKARVLMMNPSYANTVLSDPTTNLVINKLKSEEPEYKEVEILNVSPKITPQPFELLMLDNEEEQYNIHYLCKKMTDKNYDLFFATGNIIQNSPNDVQDQMRNMYQAVLKKLEPIQEQYNIYTYGLTEIYGKHISRDTGNLSSSKTPVSIDHDDNKYKDKYYLTK
- a CDS encoding putative holin-like toxin, which translates into the protein MSVADALQLMLMFGTFIVALIALVVEIVKNNQKK
- a CDS encoding SAP domain-containing protein, producing the protein MLNDIFNKRNINKLRNMYIKLKSKIQENLESKLSQKNIDQLTDKINDKVNNLSNTISNKIDDNSNNINTKKDNEWKVKLEVEDISSKPHIHTNKSHENKHNKSKTTDHSIGNSTPKNQLSYGEIVFLDWCSNHTYEYVPSYFFYDFDMDTDKALNFLIKDGFLTEASNEYKIKFLKVNELKDILRENKMKVSGKKQDLIKRIKDNLNTNDYSEKLNFISYQPTEKGQQILKDNETLVWARKKHFGSIKASDTINKDKEQVLNDVKQKIKDKITNKEMHELYYYLLDAFKIVNSNKDYEYALVIQIMASIICLSGLACPAHDLEDKAYYTFYDFSFIKPQTDKFRTLKRRNKMSDEDMINIESKVFDQLFKQINQPVLFNSKEEYLQLMQYSCYEDNDDKLNNYIKELFNKMPEKYKYKSPF